From a region of the Lentilactobacillus curieae genome:
- a CDS encoding phosphocarrier protein HPr, translating to MEKHEYNITAETGIHARPATLLVQTASKFNSDITLEYQEKSVNLKSIMGVMSLGVGQSASVTITADGDDEKQAIEAITDTMKQEGLTE from the coding sequence ATGGAAAAACACGAATATAACATTACTGCTGAGACTGGAATTCACGCTCGTCCAGCTACTCTTCTTGTTCAAACAGCAAGCAAATTTAACTCAGACATTACACTTGAATATCAAGAAAAGTCAGTTAACTTGAAGTCAATTATGGGTGTTATGTCACTCGGAGTTGGTCAAAGTGCATCAGTTACCATTACTGCAGATGGCGATGACGAAAAGCAAGCCATTGAAGCTATTACAGATACTATGAAACAAGAAGGATTAACAGAATAA